From a single Collibacillus ludicampi genomic region:
- the steA gene encoding putative cytokinetic ring protein SteA encodes MSYLPREIRKTGVRVSGKARCDKKTKRLISRLLPGEIAIIDHPDIDEMAAVGLIEAKASAVINISPSMTGRYQNQGPIRLLQAGIPVIDVQDGELMVKIREEQSLTIIDGCIYMEGMLLTVGELLTYEKIMQCMADAKKNAPDELQRFFENTLFYANKEKNFFLGDVPRLSLRTKIQGRHVLVVVRGLNYREDLRAIMTYIHEVQPVLIGVDGGADALMQAGLRPHLIIGDMDSVSDSALRSGAEIVVHAYPDGHAPGLERIQRLGLKAHRYPAPGTSEDIALLLAYENGADLIVAVGTHTHMVDFLEKGRKGMASTLLTRLRVGAKLVDAKGVSQLYQKRRISWTALVIVCTASMIPVAMIAAVNPIVRNLLRMFYWHVRLWFG; translated from the coding sequence TTGTCGTACTTACCGCGTGAGATCAGGAAAACGGGAGTGCGTGTGAGCGGGAAAGCCCGTTGTGATAAGAAAACCAAACGGCTGATTTCTCGCCTTCTCCCCGGTGAAATCGCGATCATTGACCATCCCGATATCGATGAAATGGCGGCCGTTGGTCTGATCGAAGCAAAAGCATCAGCTGTTATCAATATTTCTCCATCCATGACCGGTCGATACCAGAACCAAGGACCGATTCGATTGTTACAGGCGGGCATACCCGTGATCGATGTACAGGATGGGGAGCTCATGGTGAAGATCCGCGAAGAGCAATCGCTCACGATCATCGATGGATGCATCTATATGGAGGGGATGTTGCTTACAGTAGGGGAATTGTTGACATATGAGAAAATCATGCAGTGCATGGCTGACGCGAAAAAAAATGCTCCTGACGAGTTGCAACGTTTTTTTGAAAACACGTTGTTTTACGCAAATAAGGAGAAAAACTTTTTTCTGGGTGATGTTCCCCGACTATCTTTACGTACGAAGATCCAAGGGCGCCATGTCCTTGTCGTGGTACGAGGCTTGAACTATCGCGAAGATTTACGCGCCATCATGACTTATATTCATGAAGTTCAGCCTGTGCTGATCGGAGTTGACGGAGGGGCCGATGCCTTGATGCAAGCCGGGTTGCGCCCGCATCTGATCATCGGTGACATGGATTCTGTCAGCGATTCCGCCCTGCGCTCGGGGGCAGAAATCGTCGTCCATGCTTATCCGGACGGACATGCACCGGGCTTAGAAAGGATACAAAGGTTGGGACTGAAGGCGCACAGATACCCGGCTCCGGGAACGAGTGAGGATATCGCCTTGTTACTCGCGTATGAAAACGGAGCTGACTTAATCGTAGCCGTCGGAACACATACACATATGGTCGATTTTTTGGAAAAAGGGCGAAAAGGAATGGCGAGCACGCTGTTAACGCGTCTGCGTGTGGGAGCGAAACTGGTGGATGCAAAAGGGGTCAGTCAATTGTACCAGAAGCGTCGGATCTCGTGGACCGCTTTAGTCATCGTTTGTACCGCTTCGATGATCCCGGTGGCCATGATCGCGGCGGTCAATCCGATTGTGCGGAACCTTTTGCGCATGTTTTATTGGCATGTACGTTTGTGGTTCGGTTAG